Proteins encoded by one window of Lepeophtheirus salmonis chromosome 3, UVic_Lsal_1.4, whole genome shotgun sequence:
- the LOC121115375 gene encoding putative transferase CAF17 homolog, mitochondrial, translated as MSSEYPRRAAIIVALRTGCVPKEILDFLKLSSATMYKVVKEFKESGGMGTPDNSNSYALDLDSDSTTELALKHFKQHRLRKKVELNVDHSLGVFVSSKPEELLIQDPRTENTNIHLFRGLLNHLDNDSREEDAEIYNEMRLQHGWAEGRNEIPPGMCFPLEYNGDILPGEAISFNKGCYVGQELTARTHHTGVIRKRIMPLLFDKQCSDGVALDSPLKNTNGKSVGKLRSEISPSGRALGLVRIKDVLESPKFECNGLVCRAEIPSWWPELY; from the exons ATGTCCTCCGAGTACCCCCGTCGTGCAGCGATCATTGTCGCCCTCCGTACAGGCTGTGTGCCCAAAGAGATCCTCGACTTTCTCAAGTTGTCATCTGCTACCATGTACAAAGTCGTAAAGGAGTTCAAGGAGTCTGGAGGGATGGGAACACCA gataattcGAATTCTTATGCATTGGATCTGGACTCTGACTCCACAACTGAGCTCGCACTAAAACACTTTAAACAGCATCGCCTCCGTAAAAAAGTAGAACTTAATGTGGATCATTCACTAGGCGTTTTTGTTAGTTCAAAACCAGAGGAGTTACTTATCCAAGATCCTAGaacagaaaatacaaatatacatttatttagagGACTTTTAAACCACCTTGACAACGATTCACGTGAAGAAGATGCCGAAATATACAATGAGATGCGCTTACAGCATGGTTGGGCCGAAGGAAGGAATGAAATACCTCCTGGAATGTGTTTTCCGCTGGAATATAATGGTGATATACTTCCAGGAGAGGCAATATCCTTCAATAAAGGCTGCTATGTTGGACAAGAGCTAACGGCAAGAACACATCATACTGGTGTAATTAGAAAAAGGATTATGCCTTTATTGTTTGATAAGCAATGCTCTGATGGTGTTGCATTGGATTCGCCTCTAAAGAACACAAATGGAAAAAGTGTTGGAAAATTGCGCTCAGAAATATCTCCGTCTGGAAGAGCATTAGGGCTTGTACGAATCAAAGATGTGTTGGAATCTCCCAAATTTGAATGTAATGGGCTTGTTTGTAGAGCCGAAATCCCATCTTGGTGGCCAGAATTATATTAA